The Acidobacteriota bacterium genome has a segment encoding these proteins:
- the gcvPB gene encoding aminomethyl-transferring glycine dehydrogenase subunit GcvPB, which produces MTHSEKLLFELSREGREGVSFADETFKEEEKAPLGLDGALLRDDIENFPELSEVDVVRHYTRLSKWNTSIDEGMYPLGSCTMKYNPKLHEDAARLPGFVNLHPCQHDSDIQGALGLVWKLERYLCAVTGMDAAALQLAAGSHGEFTGLLIARAHFDHRGEQRTEVLIPDSAHGTNPASATLAGYESVEIPSDETGRIDLAEFKKKLTPSVAALMMTNPNTLGIFESDVVEIAELLHQNGSLLYCDGANMNAFLGRHRPGDAGVDIIHLNLHKTFSTPHGGGGPGGGCVAVKRFLEPCLPVPRIRRNEEGYYRFDRDRPRSIGRMRSFCGNFGVLVRAYAYLRTLGHEGLREVSGNAVLNANYLRAKLKDDYELPYETPSLHEVVFSDARQREHDVSALDVAKRLLDLGFHPPTVFFPLIVKGALMIEPTETEGTEELDRFVAAMKQIAREAEENPEILREAPVRMPVRRLDEVRAARKLRLRWTPEEA; this is translated from the coding sequence GACGTTCAAGGAAGAAGAAAAGGCGCCGCTCGGACTCGACGGGGCGCTCCTCAGGGACGACATCGAGAATTTCCCCGAGCTTTCCGAGGTGGACGTCGTCCGCCACTACACGCGCCTCTCGAAGTGGAACACGAGCATCGACGAGGGAATGTACCCGCTCGGCTCGTGCACGATGAAGTACAACCCGAAGCTCCACGAGGACGCGGCGCGCCTTCCCGGGTTCGTGAACCTCCACCCGTGCCAGCATGACTCGGACATCCAGGGGGCGCTCGGCCTCGTGTGGAAGCTGGAGCGCTACCTTTGCGCCGTCACGGGTATGGACGCGGCGGCTCTTCAGCTCGCGGCGGGCTCCCACGGCGAATTCACGGGCCTTCTCATAGCACGCGCCCACTTCGACCACCGGGGCGAGCAGCGCACCGAGGTGCTCATACCGGACTCGGCCCACGGGACGAACCCGGCCAGCGCGACCCTGGCGGGCTACGAGTCCGTGGAAATTCCCTCCGACGAAACGGGACGCATCGACCTGGCGGAATTCAAGAAAAAACTCACCCCGTCCGTCGCCGCCCTCATGATGACCAACCCCAACACGCTCGGGATCTTCGAGAGCGACGTCGTCGAGATCGCCGAGCTTCTTCATCAGAACGGCTCGCTCCTCTACTGCGACGGCGCGAACATGAACGCCTTCCTCGGCCGCCACCGCCCCGGCGACGCCGGCGTGGACATCATCCACCTCAACCTGCACAAGACGTTCTCGACGCCGCACGGGGGCGGGGGCCCCGGCGGGGGGTGCGTCGCCGTGAAACGATTCCTCGAGCCCTGCCTTCCCGTTCCGCGCATCCGGCGGAACGAGGAGGGGTACTACCGTTTCGACAGGGACCGCCCGCGGAGCATCGGCCGGATGCGCAGCTTCTGCGGAAACTTCGGCGTCCTCGTGCGCGCGTACGCCTACCTCCGCACGCTGGGGCACGAGGGACTGCGCGAGGTGAGCGGAAACGCCGTCCTCAACGCGAACTATCTTCGCGCGAAGCTCAAGGACGACTACGAGCTTCCGTACGAGACCCCCTCGCTCCACGAAGTCGTCTTCTCCGACGCCCGCCAGCGCGAGCACGACGTTTCGGCGCTCGACGTCGCCAAGCGCCTCCTCGACCTCGGGTTCCACCCGCCCACGGTGTTCTTTCCGCTCATCGTGAAGGGCGCGCTCATGATCGAGCCGACGGAGACCGAGGGCACCGAGGAGCTAGACCGCTTCGTTGCGGCCATGAAGCAGATCGCCCGCGAGGCCGAGGAGAATCCCGAGATTCTGCGCGAGGCGCCCGTGCGCATGCCCGTCCGCCGCCTCGACGAGGTGCGCGCCGCGCGCAAGCTGCGCCTGAGGTGGACGCCG